One genomic segment of Novosphingobium sp. RL4 includes these proteins:
- a CDS encoding lipocalin family protein: MRKTTIAIAVAGTTLLLGACAAIPRPGPVGNNAVPPPAKPVDVSRYIGRWYEQYRYEASFQKDMEGVNANYSLNDDGTLKVVNRGLRKGKWKESIGKAKIVDAATNAKLKVSFFGPFFGNYWVLDHGDDYEWSIVGEPSGRYLWVLTRDARPSAELLSSLESRVKALGYDWSLVRRTQQ, translated from the coding sequence ATGCGAAAGACAACGATCGCCATCGCGGTAGCAGGGACCACACTCTTGCTCGGGGCCTGCGCTGCCATCCCTCGGCCGGGACCAGTAGGGAACAATGCAGTTCCCCCACCAGCCAAGCCGGTTGATGTGAGCCGCTACATAGGCCGCTGGTACGAGCAGTACCGCTACGAAGCCTCGTTCCAGAAGGATATGGAAGGCGTCAATGCGAATTACTCGCTCAATGACGACGGCACTTTGAAGGTCGTCAACCGCGGCCTTCGCAAGGGGAAATGGAAGGAATCCATAGGTAAGGCCAAGATCGTGGACGCTGCGACAAACGCAAAGCTGAAGGTGTCGTTCTTCGGACCATTCTTCGGCAATTACTGGGTCCTGGATCATGGCGATGATTACGAATGGTCGATCGTCGGAGAACCATCGGGCCGGTACCTCTGGGTGCTCACTCGTGACGCCCGCCCCAGTGCTGAACTGCTTTCGAGCCTAGAGTCGCGGGTGAAGGCACTGGGATACGACTGGTCGCTGGTCCGTCGGACGCAGCAGTAA